The following are encoded in a window of Aromatoleum petrolei genomic DNA:
- a CDS encoding PilW family protein, whose translation MTQHATGRAQAGISLVEMMVGIVVGLIIAIAITSSVAAIGKQFRITGAGASAAESAQLGLAMVERDARMAGAAVFSGSVATMCPRLNAYDATKVPATTNDGTPIGEAWPPVRITDGGTGSDTIDLILTPPAATINLNVAVTKELPTSSSVLKVSEPGGRLAVGDLVLVAQPPPNTSGYPCTLIQVTDITGNCTDGATGCNVNFGSGESVYNPPNANTAFSITEPYGPGSVLMKMPTFTYTRYRVQCNSLLRHDAGITPSCTGTPSYRDSALAAGIVMLKAQYGISNAGSDAIVQWKRASAIAAGEMARVKAVRVAIVAQSAEVDGTQVTSSAPVVFDGSQTLDLSALSLPPGKSWQNYRYRVHETVVPVRNSAWNR comes from the coding sequence ATGACGCAGCACGCAACCGGTCGCGCACAGGCGGGCATTTCGCTCGTCGAGATGATGGTCGGCATCGTGGTCGGCCTGATCATCGCGATCGCGATCACGTCCTCGGTCGCGGCCATCGGCAAGCAGTTCCGTATTACCGGCGCCGGTGCGAGCGCTGCCGAAAGTGCCCAGTTGGGGCTCGCGATGGTGGAGCGCGATGCGCGCATGGCCGGCGCGGCGGTCTTCAGCGGTTCGGTGGCGACGATGTGCCCGCGGCTGAATGCCTACGATGCCACCAAGGTGCCCGCGACGACCAACGATGGCACCCCGATCGGGGAAGCCTGGCCGCCAGTGCGCATCACCGACGGCGGCACGGGCTCCGACACGATAGACCTGATCCTCACGCCGCCGGCCGCCACGATCAACCTGAACGTCGCGGTCACCAAGGAATTGCCCACCAGTTCGTCGGTGCTCAAGGTGAGCGAGCCCGGTGGCCGCCTCGCGGTGGGCGACCTCGTGCTGGTCGCGCAGCCGCCGCCCAACACCTCGGGCTACCCCTGCACGCTGATCCAGGTGACCGACATCACCGGCAACTGTACCGACGGTGCCACCGGCTGCAACGTGAATTTCGGCTCCGGCGAATCGGTGTACAACCCCCCCAATGCCAACACGGCGTTCTCGATCACGGAGCCCTACGGCCCGGGCTCGGTGCTGATGAAGATGCCGACCTTCACCTACACGCGCTATCGGGTGCAGTGCAATTCGCTGCTGCGGCACGACGCCGGCATCACGCCGTCGTGTACCGGCACGCCGTCCTACCGCGACAGCGCGCTCGCCGCGGGCATCGTGATGCTGAAGGCGCAGTACGGCATCTCCAATGCCGGCAGTGACGCGATCGTCCAGTGGAAACGGGCGTCGGCGATCGCGGCGGGCGAGATGGCGCGCGTGAAGGCGGTGCGCGTCGCGATCGTCGCGCAGAGCGCGGAAGTCGATGGCACGCAGGTGACCTCCTCGGCACCGGTCGTCTTCGACGGCTCCCAGACGCTGGATCTGTCCGCCCTCAGCCTGCCGCCGGGCAAGAGCTGGCAGAACTATCGCTACCGCGTGCATGAGACAGTCGTCCCGGTGAGGAATTCGGCATGGAACCGCTGA
- a CDS encoding branched-chain amino acid ABC transporter substrate-binding protein, protein MKQTVVALAIMGIGLSVAQAQEMVVKLGSVAPLTGTISHLGKDNENGARLAVEDANAKGVTIGGKKVKFELMGEDDQADPRTGTTVAQRLVDAGVKGVVGHLNSGTTIPASRIYNQAGVPMISPSATNPTLTRQGYKAVFRTIANDVQQGGVLGKFIVGPLAARTVAIIDDRTAYGQGLADETEKAVKAGGGKIVAREFTNDKATDFNAILTKIRGAKPDVIFFGGMDAQGGPMLRQLKQLGVEAKFVTGDGGCSPEMIKLAGEALGANAYCSMAGLPIEKMPGGTEFRNRYKARFNQDVQIYSPYAYDAATSMINAMQAANSVEPAKYLPELKKSNFSGVTGTVAFDELGDIKDGAITMYQFKAGTWAPM, encoded by the coding sequence ATGAAGCAAACCGTCGTCGCACTCGCGATCATGGGCATTGGCCTGTCCGTCGCCCAAGCGCAGGAGATGGTCGTCAAGCTGGGCAGCGTCGCCCCGCTGACCGGCACCATCTCCCACCTCGGCAAGGACAACGAAAACGGCGCACGCCTCGCCGTCGAGGACGCCAATGCCAAAGGCGTCACCATCGGCGGCAAGAAGGTCAAGTTCGAGCTGATGGGCGAGGACGACCAGGCCGACCCCCGCACCGGCACCACGGTCGCGCAGCGTCTCGTCGACGCCGGCGTGAAGGGCGTCGTCGGCCACCTGAACTCCGGCACCACGATCCCGGCCTCGCGCATCTACAACCAGGCCGGCGTGCCGATGATCTCGCCCTCGGCAACCAACCCGACGCTCACGCGCCAGGGCTACAAGGCGGTGTTCCGCACGATCGCCAACGACGTGCAGCAAGGCGGCGTGCTGGGCAAGTTCATCGTCGGCCCGCTCGCGGCGAGGACCGTCGCGATCATCGACGACCGCACCGCGTACGGTCAGGGCCTCGCCGACGAAACCGAGAAGGCGGTGAAGGCGGGCGGCGGCAAGATCGTCGCGCGCGAATTCACGAACGACAAGGCCACCGACTTCAACGCGATCCTGACCAAGATTCGCGGCGCCAAGCCCGACGTGATCTTCTTCGGCGGCATGGACGCCCAGGGCGGCCCGATGCTGCGCCAGCTAAAGCAACTCGGCGTGGAAGCCAAGTTCGTCACCGGCGACGGCGGCTGCAGCCCCGAGATGATCAAGCTCGCCGGCGAGGCGCTCGGCGCCAATGCGTACTGCTCGATGGCCGGCCTGCCGATCGAGAAGATGCCGGGCGGCACCGAGTTCCGCAACCGCTACAAGGCGCGCTTCAATCAGGACGTCCAGATCTACTCGCCCTACGCCTATGACGCGGCAACGTCGATGATCAACGCGATGCAGGCAGCCAATTCCGTCGAGCCGGCCAAGTACCTGCCCGAACTGAAGAAGAGCAACTTCTCCGGCGTGACCGGCACGGTGGCCTTCGACGAACTCGGCGACATCAAGGACGGCGCGATCACGATGTACCAGTTCAAGGCCGGCACCTGGGCACCGATGTAA
- a CDS encoding pilus assembly protein, with the protein MRNPIVRRCLILLAGLIHLAAFAPAAAAETDLANIPMAVSNNAPANFMFMVDNSGSMSNIVPESPYAATGASYLGGACTASSQAVQTSNEVYLRVVNGVPKAQLANRVGSGGSSTDCTSGCDVGTASGQVCFVDEAVYTNVRLLATESCGTNCRTALGASYLPAEYSGRYLNWYFRTGTLTGWGERKPQTRTRLEVAKKATKTALDTIPLQTTTTAVKARVGLTTYNGGDGGLLVRGLANLDASHLTNLKSSIDGLAATGSTPLSETLADIGHYFTLGYTGNLTIHPGATTPTTVSIAQLFKQGTSAPHRLSGTLPTGCTGLSCPVQYWCQRSIAVLMTDGRPQQDQALSNNESLCDYDGDSGGCTTSGARAYDQKNGGTATNHTGHLGGAHSYESAGSDYLDDVAQALFETDLRPDLSAPGGQASLNNLRTYTVGFADRQAQDDPLMQETARQGGGLFLSAENEESLTRAFVGALNDALDKDSAAAAVAVTSTQLTANSISYASSFTSGYWTGDLEAFSVDLASGLPITPRLWSAQARLDALASPQSSRRIVSWTGSSGSAFTGANFRDDAIGLTTGVIDYLRGDRSGEGSIYRRRQHLLGDIINAEPVIVSYGSSTVVYQGANDGMLHAFDGGAGAVGGSELWAYVPKMLHSRLWKLAEPTYAHEYFIDATPAVADVDVSGFRRKILVGGLGKGGSGYYALDITDGTAASETAAAAKALWEKVPAADSGFSFGTPLIVRTPNDGWVVLVTSGYNNGTSDGGDGLGHVWALDPRDGTVLRHITTPAGSPSTPAGLTHLARLSNAAPDEVTRFAYGGDLLGNVWRFDLANWSATKIAALADGSGAAQPVSSAPVVRQVRGTGDKFYVYVGTGLYLGNSDVPGNTPVNAHATQTQSMYGIIDDTTLATPTLPDIRGSNGTSCPGNGGNGDFVCQRVASSSTSTFTLTTNTLQVANKGWYFDLPIANGRINTHPAVTTTGVLVFTVNVPTTAICDPGGSSWFFAVDADTGGAVRRSTTGTSTFESGWYLGNALGSRPVIVDTSSGKRALIRMSDRTVKNPTIPEMGGSPPTKWRRVYWRELM; encoded by the coding sequence GTGCGCAACCCGATCGTCCGACGCTGCCTGATCCTGCTGGCCGGCCTCATCCATCTCGCCGCGTTTGCGCCGGCTGCCGCGGCCGAGACCGACCTCGCGAACATCCCGATGGCGGTGAGCAACAACGCGCCGGCGAATTTCATGTTCATGGTCGACAATTCGGGTTCGATGAGCAACATCGTGCCCGAGTCGCCGTATGCGGCGACCGGGGCGTCCTACCTGGGGGGCGCGTGCACTGCCTCCAGTCAGGCGGTGCAGACCAGCAACGAGGTGTATCTGCGTGTCGTCAACGGTGTGCCCAAGGCTCAGCTCGCGAACCGGGTCGGTTCGGGCGGATCGAGCACCGATTGCACGAGCGGATGCGATGTCGGCACGGCGTCAGGGCAGGTGTGCTTTGTCGATGAGGCCGTCTACACGAATGTCCGCCTGCTCGCGACGGAGAGCTGCGGCACCAACTGCCGGACCGCGCTGGGCGCGAGCTACCTGCCGGCCGAGTATTCCGGCCGCTATCTCAACTGGTACTTCCGCACCGGCACGCTCACGGGCTGGGGGGAGCGCAAGCCGCAAACGCGGACGCGCCTGGAAGTCGCCAAGAAGGCCACCAAGACCGCACTCGACACCATCCCGCTGCAGACCACCACGACTGCCGTGAAGGCGCGCGTCGGTCTCACGACCTACAACGGGGGCGACGGCGGGCTCCTGGTGCGCGGACTCGCGAACCTCGACGCCTCACACCTCACCAATCTCAAGTCCAGCATCGACGGCCTCGCGGCCACCGGCAGCACGCCGCTTTCGGAAACGCTCGCCGACATCGGCCACTACTTCACGCTCGGCTACACGGGCAACCTGACGATACATCCGGGCGCAACGACGCCGACGACCGTGAGCATCGCGCAGCTCTTCAAGCAGGGCACGTCGGCCCCGCACAGGTTGAGCGGCACGTTGCCGACGGGCTGCACCGGCCTGTCCTGCCCGGTTCAGTACTGGTGCCAGCGCTCGATTGCCGTGCTGATGACCGACGGACGTCCGCAGCAGGACCAGGCCCTGTCGAACAACGAGTCCCTGTGCGACTACGACGGCGACAGCGGCGGCTGCACGACCAGCGGCGCCAGGGCCTATGACCAGAAGAACGGCGGTACGGCGACGAACCACACCGGGCACCTCGGCGGCGCACACAGCTACGAGAGCGCGGGCAGCGACTACCTCGACGACGTTGCGCAGGCGCTCTTCGAGACCGACCTGCGGCCCGATCTCTCCGCGCCGGGCGGCCAGGCATCGTTGAACAACCTGCGCACCTACACGGTGGGCTTTGCCGACCGCCAGGCGCAGGACGATCCGCTGATGCAGGAGACGGCGCGCCAGGGCGGCGGGCTGTTCCTCTCCGCAGAGAACGAGGAGTCGCTGACGCGGGCCTTCGTCGGTGCGCTCAACGACGCGCTCGACAAGGATAGCGCGGCCGCCGCGGTCGCCGTGACCAGCACGCAGCTGACCGCCAACAGCATCAGCTATGCGTCGAGCTTCACCTCGGGCTACTGGACCGGCGACCTCGAGGCCTTCTCGGTGGATCTCGCAAGCGGCCTGCCGATCACGCCGCGCCTGTGGTCGGCGCAGGCACGGCTCGACGCGCTCGCGAGCCCGCAGTCGAGCCGCAGGATCGTCTCCTGGACCGGCAGCAGCGGCAGCGCGTTCACGGGGGCGAACTTCCGTGACGATGCAATCGGCCTCACGACCGGCGTCATCGACTACCTGCGCGGCGACCGTTCCGGCGAGGGCTCCATCTATCGGCGTCGCCAGCACCTGCTCGGCGACATCATCAACGCCGAGCCGGTGATCGTCAGCTACGGCAGCTCGACCGTCGTCTATCAGGGCGCCAACGACGGCATGCTGCACGCCTTCGACGGCGGCGCGGGCGCTGTCGGTGGCAGCGAGCTGTGGGCCTACGTGCCGAAAATGCTGCATTCGCGTCTGTGGAAGCTCGCCGAGCCGACCTATGCGCATGAGTACTTCATCGATGCCACGCCCGCGGTCGCCGACGTCGACGTGTCCGGATTCCGGCGCAAGATCCTCGTCGGCGGCCTGGGCAAGGGCGGATCGGGCTACTACGCACTGGACATCACCGACGGCACGGCGGCGAGCGAGACAGCCGCCGCAGCCAAGGCGCTGTGGGAGAAGGTCCCGGCGGCCGACAGCGGCTTCAGCTTCGGCACGCCGCTGATCGTGCGCACGCCCAACGATGGCTGGGTCGTGCTCGTGACGTCCGGCTACAACAACGGCACGAGCGACGGTGGCGACGGTCTGGGGCACGTGTGGGCGCTCGATCCGCGAGACGGCACGGTACTGCGCCATATCACCACCCCCGCCGGCTCGCCGTCGACGCCCGCAGGCCTGACCCACCTTGCCCGCCTGAGCAATGCCGCGCCCGACGAGGTGACGCGCTTCGCCTACGGTGGCGACCTGCTCGGCAATGTCTGGCGCTTCGACCTCGCGAACTGGTCGGCAACGAAGATCGCCGCACTCGCCGACGGCAGCGGCGCGGCCCAGCCGGTGAGTTCCGCGCCGGTCGTGCGCCAGGTGCGCGGCACCGGCGACAAGTTCTACGTCTATGTCGGCACCGGCCTGTACCTCGGCAACAGCGACGTCCCGGGCAATACGCCGGTTAACGCCCATGCGACGCAGACCCAGTCGATGTACGGCATCATCGACGACACGACGCTCGCCACGCCGACGCTGCCCGATATCCGCGGCAGCAACGGCACCAGTTGTCCGGGCAATGGCGGAAACGGCGACTTCGTCTGCCAGCGCGTCGCGAGTTCGTCGACCAGCACCTTCACGCTGACGACGAACACGCTGCAAGTGGCCAACAAGGGTTGGTATTTCGACCTTCCGATCGCGAATGGACGCATCAACACCCACCCGGCGGTCACCACGACCGGCGTGCTGGTGTTCACGGTGAATGTTCCGACCACCGCAATCTGCGATCCGGGCGGGTCGAGCTGGTTCTTTGCCGTGGATGCCGACACCGGCGGCGCAGTGCGACGCTCGACGACCGGCACGAGCACCTTTGAAAGCGGATGGTATCTCGGCAATGCGTTGGGCAGCCGGCCGGTGATCGTCGACACCTCGTCCGGCAAGCGCGCGCTGATCCGCATGTCGGACCGTACCGTCAAGAATCCGACGATCCCGGAGATGGGCGGGAGCCCGCCGACGAAGTGGCGCCGGGTGTACTGGCGCGAGCTGATGTAG
- a CDS encoding type IV pilus modification PilV family protein gives MSAVLSGPMRQRGFSLIEGLIAIVVFSLGALGMIEMQARAVQLSVDANERANASFLINKLVSQVALQDATTAVPDPSADFLLARRACSDGIPDSHPAAAWMREACAAFDDAKITIARPVGVGTGFLTITLEWRGRYKMNDGAAVIRDDHRLDITNRFQWQS, from the coding sequence ATGTCTGCGGTGCTGTCCGGTCCGATGCGGCAACGCGGTTTCAGCCTGATCGAGGGGCTGATTGCGATTGTCGTGTTTTCGCTCGGCGCGCTCGGGATGATCGAGATGCAGGCACGTGCAGTGCAGCTGAGCGTCGATGCGAACGAGCGCGCGAACGCGAGCTTCCTGATCAACAAGCTCGTCAGCCAGGTCGCCCTGCAGGACGCGACCACGGCCGTTCCCGATCCCTCGGCCGACTTCCTGCTTGCGCGCCGCGCGTGCAGCGACGGCATCCCGGACTCCCATCCGGCTGCCGCTTGGATGCGCGAAGCGTGTGCGGCGTTCGACGACGCGAAAATCACGATCGCCCGCCCGGTCGGCGTCGGTACGGGCTTCCTCACAATCACGCTCGAATGGCGCGGGCGCTACAAGATGAACGACGGTGCCGCGGTCATTCGCGACGATCACCGCCTCGACATCACCAACCGCTTCCAGTGGCAGTCATGA
- the bamE gene encoding outer membrane protein assembly factor BamE domain-containing protein, translating into MKVRRFGSRVATLLAIAALAAGCALTGGLRPLASEAEAIAVHGEPARRWHNEDGTRTLEYSTQPYGHATLMITVDAAGTVLRQENALSFENLARVEPGMTREQVSRLLGAHRSVEIFHLSGEEVWDWNIENDGPGIATYFNVHFIDGRVVRTSRTYLFPHDGPEMGGRSGFPALPPFPPHPLRLRHLASVR; encoded by the coding sequence GTGAAAGTCCGCCGTTTCGGATCACGTGTCGCGACGCTGCTTGCGATTGCGGCGCTGGCTGCCGGCTGTGCGCTGACGGGCGGCCTCCGTCCGCTGGCGAGCGAGGCCGAGGCCATCGCCGTGCATGGCGAGCCCGCGCGGCGCTGGCACAACGAGGACGGCACACGCACGCTGGAGTACTCGACGCAGCCCTACGGCCATGCCACGCTGATGATCACGGTGGACGCGGCCGGCACCGTGCTGCGGCAGGAAAACGCGCTGTCCTTCGAGAACCTTGCCCGCGTCGAGCCCGGCATGACGCGCGAACAGGTGTCGCGCCTGCTCGGCGCCCACCGCTCCGTCGAGATTTTCCACCTGAGCGGGGAAGAGGTGTGGGACTGGAACATCGAGAACGACGGTCCGGGCATCGCCACCTATTTCAATGTGCACTTCATCGACGGCAGAGTCGTGCGCACGAGCCGGACCTACCTCTTTCCGCACGACGGCCCCGAGATGGGCGGGCGCAGCGGATTCCCCGCGCTCCCACCATTTCCGCCCCATCCCCTGCGTCTGCGCCACCTCGCGTCCGTCCGCTGA
- a CDS encoding VOC family protein, translating to MTNPASGLKCVKVVALAVRDVARANRFYGETLGLAPASEGGRQVGFELGGAVLMLKDDWYGTPTAEPNPRITLECADARALEASLRRLDVKIPDAVELYDGSHYVGAFLDSEGNKLWFCSPA from the coding sequence ATGACCAACCCCGCTTCCGGATTGAAATGCGTGAAGGTTGTCGCGCTCGCGGTACGCGACGTCGCACGTGCGAACAGGTTTTATGGCGAAACGCTGGGGCTCGCACCCGCCAGCGAAGGCGGCCGGCAGGTCGGTTTCGAGCTCGGCGGCGCCGTGCTGATGCTCAAGGACGACTGGTATGGCACGCCGACCGCGGAGCCGAACCCGCGCATCACGCTGGAATGCGCCGACGCACGCGCACTCGAGGCGAGCCTGCGCCGACTCGACGTGAAGATCCCGGATGCGGTCGAACTCTACGACGGCAGCCACTACGTCGGCGCCTTCCTCGACAGCGAAGGCAACAAGCTGTGGTTCTGCTCGCCCGCCTAG
- a CDS encoding type IV pilin protein — MTYDLLSIRRAGAGFTLIELMVAVAIVAILAAIAVPSYTQYVQRSRITEATNELSTLRVRLEQFYQDNRNFGSTATGCGVAVPASDAFDFTCNNGGGSNQTFLATANGKASRNMAGFTFTIDHDNLRQTTAFPGASGLPRNCWIARAGDAC, encoded by the coding sequence ATGACTTACGACCTACTCAGCATCCGGCGCGCCGGGGCTGGCTTCACGCTGATCGAGCTTATGGTCGCCGTCGCGATCGTCGCGATCCTCGCGGCGATCGCGGTTCCGTCCTACACGCAGTATGTGCAGCGCAGCCGGATCACCGAGGCGACGAACGAGCTGTCGACCCTGCGCGTGCGCCTCGAGCAGTTCTATCAGGACAACCGCAACTTCGGCTCGACGGCGACGGGCTGTGGCGTTGCGGTGCCCGCCTCGGACGCCTTCGATTTCACCTGCAACAACGGTGGCGGCAGCAACCAGACCTTCCTCGCGACGGCGAACGGCAAGGCCTCGCGCAACATGGCCGGCTTCACCTTCACGATCGATCACGACAATCTGCGCCAGACCACCGCCTTCCCCGGCGCGAGCGGCTTGCCGCGCAATTGCTGGATTGCGCGCGCGGGGGATGCGTGCTGA
- a CDS encoding GspH/FimT family pseudopilin, with protein MLNGVRRTSRQKGFTLVEALVAVGVLAVLASLAAPSFESTFVRFRVRVSAEGLMSGLQLARSEALRRNQAVRFTLDDGRGNWSVATLSPARSIQTSTGAAAAGVTMTTNASQTAVVFLASGLVDTSSARLERIDLSTRVPGVNSWRVEVHGGGQVRMCDPAVTDANDRRRC; from the coding sequence GTGCTGAACGGTGTCCGGCGGACGTCGCGGCAGAAAGGTTTCACCCTCGTCGAGGCGCTTGTCGCGGTCGGCGTTCTGGCTGTTCTGGCATCGCTCGCGGCCCCGAGCTTCGAATCCACCTTCGTGCGCTTCCGCGTGCGGGTTTCGGCAGAGGGGCTCATGTCCGGGTTGCAGCTCGCGCGCTCCGAGGCCCTGCGCCGCAACCAGGCCGTGCGTTTCACGCTCGACGACGGGCGTGGCAACTGGTCCGTCGCGACGCTGAGCCCCGCCCGCAGCATCCAGACGTCCACGGGCGCCGCGGCTGCGGGCGTGACGATGACGACGAACGCCTCGCAGACCGCCGTCGTCTTTCTGGCGAGCGGGCTCGTGGACACCTCCTCCGCCCGGCTCGAGCGGATCGACCTGAGCACCCGTGTTCCCGGCGTGAACAGCTGGCGTGTCGAGGTCCACGGCGGCGGTCAGGTGCGCATGTGCGATCCCGCCGTCACGGACGCCAACGATCGGAGGAGGTGCTGA
- a CDS encoding branched-chain amino acid ABC transporter substrate-binding protein — protein MKKTLIALALAAAGLSAAHAQTVVKIGHAGPLTGPIAHIGKDGENGVRLAIEDANAKGTTIGGQKVKFELVSEDDQADPRTATTVAQRLTDAGVKGVVGHVTSGASIPASRIYEQAGVPVITPSSTNPKLTQQGYKVTFRVIANDLQQGAAMAKYANKLGAKKVAIIDDRTAYGQGLADAFAESLKKEGVQVVGREFTNDKATDFTAILTKLKGKQPDAVFFGGMDAQAAPMLRQMKQLGIGAKFLGGDGACTGEMIKLGGDAMSGDAYCTQAGIPMDKMPGGAAFNKRFKEVYKGDVQLYAPYSYDAAMALIEAMKAAGSVEPAKYLPSLQKLNISGVTGTIAFDKNGDIRDGGVTLYRFQGGKWEALN, from the coding sequence ATGAAGAAGACCCTGATCGCCCTCGCACTCGCCGCGGCCGGCCTGTCCGCCGCCCACGCCCAGACCGTCGTCAAGATCGGCCACGCCGGCCCGCTCACCGGTCCGATCGCCCACATCGGCAAGGACGGAGAAAACGGCGTGCGCCTCGCGATCGAGGACGCCAACGCCAAGGGCACCACGATCGGCGGCCAGAAGGTCAAGTTCGAGCTCGTCAGCGAGGACGATCAGGCCGACCCGCGGACCGCGACGACCGTCGCGCAACGCCTGACCGACGCGGGTGTGAAGGGCGTGGTCGGCCACGTGACCTCGGGCGCATCCATCCCCGCCTCGCGCATCTACGAACAGGCCGGCGTGCCGGTCATCACGCCGTCCTCGACCAACCCGAAGCTCACGCAGCAGGGCTACAAGGTGACCTTCCGCGTCATCGCCAACGACCTGCAGCAGGGCGCGGCGATGGCCAAGTACGCCAACAAGCTGGGCGCGAAGAAGGTCGCGATCATCGACGACCGCACCGCCTACGGCCAGGGCCTCGCCGATGCCTTCGCCGAAAGCCTGAAGAAGGAGGGCGTACAGGTGGTGGGCCGCGAGTTCACCAACGACAAGGCCACCGACTTCACCGCCATCCTCACCAAGCTCAAGGGCAAGCAGCCCGATGCCGTGTTCTTCGGCGGCATGGACGCACAGGCCGCGCCGATGCTGCGCCAGATGAAACAGCTCGGCATCGGCGCGAAGTTCCTCGGCGGCGACGGCGCCTGCACCGGCGAGATGATCAAGCTCGGGGGCGACGCGATGAGCGGCGACGCGTACTGCACGCAGGCCGGCATCCCGATGGACAAGATGCCGGGCGGTGCCGCGTTCAACAAGCGCTTCAAGGAAGTGTACAAGGGCGACGTGCAGCTTTACGCGCCGTACAGCTACGACGCGGCAATGGCGTTGATCGAGGCCATGAAGGCCGCGGGCTCGGTGGAGCCGGCGAAGTACCTGCCGTCGCTGCAGAAGCTCAATATCTCGGGCGTGACCGGCACGATCGCGTTCGACAAGAACGGTGACATCCGCGACGGCGGCGTCACGCTGTACCGATTTCAGGGCGGCAAGTGGGAAGCTCTGAACTGA
- a CDS encoding alpha/beta fold hydrolase, with translation MIHFRADDGEHIHVKIDGEGPPLVLLHGWTASHRDWNPFIDAFAAHHRVFRWDARGHGGHAPQTDTPVSAARMARDLEQMLEHWNLRDAVVVGHSMGALTLWQYIRDFGCSRLRKIVIIDQSPRILTDADWRWGIYTDFDAARNAAFVRSLQEDFAEGVLRLVGQSLNERARRKYLENGDGMALARQRLREMAPQPLIDCWSSLAAADYRDVLEKIDVPALLVYAGASNFYHTRTAHYVRDNIPNALLQIYDDVDHAPHLWQRERFARDVLDFIDAAD, from the coding sequence ATGATCCATTTCCGGGCCGACGACGGCGAACACATTCATGTGAAGATCGACGGCGAGGGACCGCCGCTGGTGCTGCTGCACGGCTGGACCGCAAGCCATCGCGACTGGAATCCCTTCATCGACGCCTTCGCCGCGCACCACCGCGTGTTTCGCTGGGACGCGCGCGGCCACGGCGGCCACGCCCCGCAAACCGATACTCCGGTAAGCGCCGCACGCATGGCGCGCGACCTCGAGCAGATGCTCGAGCACTGGAACCTGCGCGACGCAGTCGTGGTCGGCCATTCGATGGGCGCGCTGACGCTGTGGCAATACATCCGCGACTTCGGCTGCAGCCGCCTGCGCAAGATCGTGATCATCGATCAGTCACCGCGCATCCTCACCGATGCGGATTGGCGCTGGGGCATCTACACCGACTTCGACGCCGCTCGCAACGCCGCCTTCGTGCGTTCGCTGCAGGAGGACTTCGCCGAGGGCGTGCTGCGCCTGGTCGGCCAGAGCCTCAACGAGCGCGCCCGGCGCAAGTACCTCGAGAACGGCGACGGCATGGCCCTCGCGCGCCAGCGCCTGCGCGAGATGGCTCCGCAGCCGCTGATCGACTGCTGGTCCAGTCTCGCCGCCGCCGACTATCGCGACGTGCTGGAGAAGATCGACGTTCCCGCACTGCTGGTCTATGCCGGCGCGAGCAACTTCTACCATACCCGCACCGCCCACTACGTGCGCGACAACATCCCCAACGCGCTGCTGCAGATCTACGACGACGTCGACCACGCGCCGCACCTGTGGCAGCGCGAGCGCTTCGCCCGCGACGTGCTCGACTTCATCGACGCAGCGGACTGA
- a CDS encoding pilus assembly PilX family protein, translated as MEPLTVRCSPRGPAAARASGAVLIIALVVLALMSLAAASVIRSTDTGTLVAGNLAFRQATMHASDVAVDRAWEELVQGTYAGKAYYYGTRQTASPDFRTAAAVASAAVWDANAVPCTDERGMVVDCAAETGGYRIQYVIERQCESVPDASDVNSIKARCAIDPLSASATSPGDLGVFFRVLVRARGPRGTVSFYEVMYSGPAA; from the coding sequence ATGGAACCGCTGACGGTGCGCTGCTCTCCCCGGGGCCCTGCCGCCGCGCGTGCGTCGGGAGCGGTGCTGATCATCGCCCTGGTCGTGCTCGCGCTCATGAGCCTCGCTGCGGCCTCGGTGATCCGCTCGACGGACACCGGCACCCTGGTCGCGGGCAATCTCGCGTTCCGCCAGGCCACGATGCACGCGTCCGACGTCGCCGTCGATCGTGCGTGGGAAGAGTTGGTGCAGGGGACCTACGCCGGCAAGGCCTATTATTACGGCACCCGCCAGACCGCCTCGCCCGACTTCAGAACCGCGGCGGCCGTGGCATCCGCGGCGGTGTGGGACGCCAATGCCGTGCCCTGCACCGACGAGCGCGGCATGGTGGTCGATTGCGCCGCCGAAACCGGGGGCTACCGCATCCAGTACGTCATCGAGCGCCAGTGCGAATCGGTGCCGGACGCCAGCGACGTGAACAGCATCAAGGCACGCTGCGCGATCGATCCGCTCAGCGCGTCGGCCACCAGCCCCGGTGATCTCGGCGTGTTCTTCAGGGTCCTGGTGCGGGCCCGCGGGCCGCGCGGCACCGTCAGTTTCTACGAAGTGATGTACAGCGGCCCCGCGGCCTGA